From Xyrauchen texanus isolate HMW12.3.18 chromosome 12, RBS_HiC_50CHRs, whole genome shotgun sequence, one genomic window encodes:
- the slc25a19 gene encoding mitochondrial thiamine pyrophosphate carrier, with amino-acid sequence MVGYDPNSPGVALTPEEAALAGSAAGMVTRAIISPLDVIKIRFQLQIEQVSSKNRPGKYWGVWQATRCILTEEGLPAFWKGHIPAQLLSMCFGAVQFASFEALTELVHKKTDYNSQKAGVHFICGGLAACSATMACQPLDTLRTRFAAQGEPKIYRNLRHAVATMCRSEGPLAFYRGLTPTLVAVFPYAGMQFFFYNVLKNLMQPQETKSKGDLQSLISGSFAGVISKTLTYPFDLLKKRLQVGGFEEARMQFGQVRTYRGFVDCVVQIAREEGLKGFYKGLSPSLLKAALSTGFTFFWYEFFINAMVSLKGSQ; translated from the exons ATGGTGGGGTATGATCCAAACTCCCCCGGTGTTGCTCTCACCCCAGAGGAAGCCGCTCTGGCCGGGTCAGCGGCGGGTATGGTCACCCGTGCCATCATCAGCCCCCTGGACGTCATCAAAATTAGATTTCAA TTGCAGATTGAGCAGGTGTCCTCGAAGAATCGTCCGGGGAAGTACTGGGGTGTATGGCAGGCCACACGCTGTATTCTGACTGAAGAAGGACTTCCTGCTTTCTGGAAAGGTCACATTCCTGCCCAGCTGCTGTCCATGTGTTTTGGGGCAGTTCAG TTTGCAAGTTTCGAGGCCCTGACAGAGCTGGTTCATAAGAAGACTGATTATAACAGCCAGAAAGCTGGAGTTCATTTTATCTGTGGCGGTTTGGCCGCCTGCTCCGCCACCATGGCCTGCCAGCCGCTGGATACTCTACGAACACGCTTCGCTGCTCAGGGCGAACCCAAG ATATATCGTAACCTCAGACATGCTGTGGCTACGATGTGCCGCTCAGAGGGGCCCCTTGCCTTCTACAGGGGCCTCACACCCACTCTAGTGGCAGTGTTTCCATACGCAGGCATGCAGTTCTTCTTTTATAACGTCCTAAAGAATCTAATGCAGCCCCAGGAAACTAAATCTAAAG GAGATTTACAGAGTCTGATCAGCGGTAGTTTTGCTGGAGTCATCAGTAAAACTCTCACGTATCCTTTCGACCTGCTTAAAAAGAGACTTCAAGTGGGTGGATTTGAAGAGGCCAGGATGCAGTTTGGACAG GTGCGGACGTACCGTGGATTTGTAGACTGTGTGGTACAGATTGCCAGAGAAGAGGGACTCAAGGGGTTCTATAAGGGTCTTTCGCCCAGTCTCTTGAAGGCAGCTCTGTCCACTGGCTTCACCTTCTTCTGGTACGAGTTCTTCATCAATGCCATGGTCAGCCTCAAGGGGAGCCAGTGA
- the LOC127652367 gene encoding myeloid-associated differentiation marker homolog yields the protein MLHVDFRTLILPVGIVRMLEVLLTCTCFALVASAGNYNSSHWAWCMFCWCFCCFMTLLILILEFTSLNTKVPISWEDFTMAFAMLATLMMVTVSIIYPTIFTCASCSRQIAASAVSWLCFGLYAAEVWFVHKRPGEISGFLTTVPGLLKILETFVACIIFTSLNPEVYKRFSGLQWCVAIYSICFIFSLMIILLTIARLLPLFPFSFDMMVTFFNILAMVMYITAIVIWPMYGFEQCPESNKNCSRNDLIVVTFMTVINLLVYTADAAYSVKLVFFTQQEQSSPTID from the coding sequence ATGTTGCATGTGGATTTCAGAACACTGATTTTGCCTGTTGGCATCGTGCGCATGTTGGAGGTGCTTCTGACATGTACCTGCTTTGCATTGGTGGCATCAGCGGGCAACTACAACTCGTCCCACTGGGCCTGGTGCATGTTCTGCTGGTGCTTCTGTTGCTTCATGACTCTCCTTATCCTAATTCTGGAGTTCACCAGCCTGAACACCAAGGTGCCCATCTCCTGGGAAGACTTCACCATGGCCTTTGCCATGTTGGCCACACTTATGATGgtcactgtttcaatcatctacCCAACGATATTCACCTGCGCGTCCTGCTCCAGGCAGATAGCTGCATCAGCGGTGTCCTGGTTGTGTTTTGGGCTCTATGCGGCCGAAGTCTGGTTCGTCCACAAAAGACCTGGTGAAATCAGTGGCTTTCTCACCACCGTTCCTGGTCTGCTCAAGATCTTGGAGACATTTGTTGCCTGCATCATATTCACCTCTTTGAATCCCGAGGTCTATAAGAGGTTCTCAGGACTGCAGTGGTGTGTTGCCATCTACtcaatatgcttcattttttcgTTGATGATCATTCTTCTAACCATTGCCAGGCTGTTGCCTCTATTTCCGTTTTCTTTCGACATGATGGTCACCTTCTTTAACATACTGGCTATGGTGATGTACATAACTGCTATTGTTATCTGGCCAATGTATGGATTTGAACAATGTCCTGAATCCAATAAAAACTGTTCGAGGAATGATCTAATAGTGGTCACCTTCATGACTGTCATCAACCTGTTAGTCTACACTGCAGACGCAGCGTACTCGGTCAAATTAGTATTCTTTACCCAACAGGAGCAGAGTAGCCCAACTATAGACTAG